In Nitrospirota bacterium, a single window of DNA contains:
- a CDS encoding response regulator: protein MHPRSILLIDDNDQIRALLRRVLEEAGYFVIDAANGREGLRRFRETPVALVITDLLMPDSDGLEVTMTLRRESPHAKIIALTGGAGEPNLLEVAKLLGAHRTMKKPLELAELLEAVQQQLQEGPLQQEPESQDTP from the coding sequence GTGCATCCTCGCTCCATCCTCCTCATTGACGACAACGACCAGATCCGTGCCCTCCTTCGCCGGGTACTGGAAGAAGCCGGGTACTTCGTTATCGATGCGGCCAATGGGCGAGAAGGACTCCGGCGGTTCAGAGAAACTCCCGTCGCGCTCGTGATCACGGACCTGCTCATGCCGGACAGTGACGGCTTGGAAGTCACGATGACGTTGCGGCGTGAATCGCCGCACGCCAAGATTATCGCTCTGACTGGCGGCGCGGGGGAGCCCAACCTCCTCGAAGTGGCCAAACTCCTGGGTGCGCATCGCACGATGAAGAAACCCCTCGAGCTGGCGGAATTACTAGAAGCCGTGCAGCAGCAGTTACAGGAGGGCCCGCTGCAACAAGAACCTGAGTCTCAAGATACTCCGTGA